The Asterias amurensis chromosome 20, ASM3211899v1 region GTATAGTGTAATTCTCGCACTAAAGATTTGCATaaagtgaataattattctCAAACGTTTACTTAACGCCCGATTTCTGCAAACTACTTGCAcaccatgacttcaactacCTACCCCAAATACCACCTTCCCAAATTTCGAAGTTGGTTACAAAGTGCTAAGAAATAATGCTGTTTGTGAATAAGAGACATCCATTACCGGAAGCCACGAAGTACTAAGTGGCTCTCTAAGCAAGCTAAAGACAGGAACAAGCAAACTTGCCAAAGGCTATTTGGCACTAAATTATAGCACCTACATTGATAACGCCTTTTAGCAATTGAGCCAATGAATAACCAGACACGAATGCATTTGATTACACAAATGCACAGTTGATTCGTAATCGACAATGTCAAATTACTCAACTGAATTTTGAAATCTTTTTAGTTTCAAAGCAGTAATAACTTAACTACTCCATTTAAACAACTAAATTATACAAAGGTTCAGTTGGCAATTTATTACTTAAAAGTGTAAAcatgaaaaaatcataaacaatCTCACGGTGATGTTATCGTGACGTCATTTAACAATGTACATAAACTTGCCAATATCTAGCAACCTTTAAAGCACCTATAATGCAATGAATTATCCACAACCcatgtaatttttgttctgtgcCCTGTCGTATCTGCCAGCTTTTAAGAGATTCGACTTACGTCATGTAAGTACATGTGTATATTTGACAAGAATTACTGTCAAGTACCACCGAGTCTTGGTGACAGCTTCTTATCTCATTCCCCCTAAGACGGACGAATTTTTAGACCCGTTTCTTGTAAAGCCAATCGTCAACTATTTATATAAAAAGAAACAAGACAAATAATTATCAAGATGAGCTACATCTTCGAGTAAATAAACGGGTGATAACAAAGTAATAGCTTATCTAAGACAGGCAATGTGTGTTCCTCAAACATTTAAGAGCACTCCTTATTTTTCTGTGTTTTAAACACACACGAGGGGAACTAAATCAAATAAGGGTGATTAACTTTATCGTTCTCAAACAGAGATCTTTGGCTTTGATTAAGGCAGAAGTTGTCAAACTTCTCTCACTGTAATGGAAGACTTCGGAAGATTGGGGGGAGGGATATAGGGTTAATATGCGATTTCACACTtttccaagaacaatggataaACGTATGTACTTAGGCATCCGCACTTAGGCTTCATGCGTGTCGTCAAATGGTATTGTTTGTAATTTAGCCATTTTTCGGCATTcgtagtatacatgtacaagatAAGCGTAATGAATTCCGAAAATACTTCCCTAAAGTCTTAATAAATTTCCTGATGAGTTTCAGGCCTCAAGTGTTTTTAAGTCACGCAAGACCAACATCCAGCGTATAATATTTGTCACAATATCCATGTCAATGCTGATAACATAATGTAAAACGGCTTCGGATAGTGCAGTTCGATTACAATATTGCTGTACCGCCCTCTCGTGGTCGAAAAGTCTTTACACTCGATTCTGCACAGGCAATCGTCTTGGTCCCCCCAGCCCACCACCTCCCAATCCCCGAAACTTGGTGAACTTTTAAGAGACAATACAGGGGTTGCACCGGTTTGTTTCTAGGTGTCTTGCCAGTTTGTAAAACTGTAGCGAGTGTAGTTTCCGTTAAGGAGCATTTCTCGTTAGCAAGCCCCTTTTCAGTGTTCTTGTTTTACCCTTTTTACGATAATCTGATGTGTGAATATAAAAACAATGGAATTGACTGCATGAAGATGAAAAAACCCATGACAAACGACATTAAAATCACATTAAATTATCACATTTCCGACTTTTATATCTTAAATTTTCCAGATTTCAAGCGGGGCACCCAGGGGGCACGTTCATCAATGGGGGCACGTGCCCACCCCCCTTACCCCTGCCCCTGCCCCATCATTGTTAACTCCCCCCCCCTCACTATCCAACTAAAAATAACTTGTCTACTACACAAACTCCATTCGGTTGAATGTATATAcaacatttaatttttaataagtagattttatctttaaaattaataaagttCATCATTACATAAAAGTGATTCGTCAGCCTCTGAAATTATCACAAAACATCAGGTCTGGCTGACGGAGAGTGCTTATAGCGAACCGTGCACTGAACAAATGAACATAATACCACAAGAAATAAATGTACTCCTTGTAATTTGTGCTGATAATTTGgcaaaagaaataaaaagcaaGTGATGATTTAACCACTTGTATATTCAACATTCACATATACTTCAACAATCGTAAGAAGAAATCGGCTTGAAAGTTGTTTTAACGAAACGTTTGTACCCTAaggaaaaatgtttgaaaaaaattcatCTGGTGTACCATAGACATTTTCCATCCACCATATTGGTCATGTTTCCAGTATCAAACAACAGTAATTGATGATAATATCCGTTGAAAAAACGGGAACCAGTCTATTATGCGCTTCTAGCATCGGTTTGATTACATTGATTAAAATGGGAAAGGATCAAGATGGCACCACAAAAAGGTGTATTTGGAAGTAAACATTGCAAGTTATATTATAGTTGTGAACGTTTTAACCAATCGTGCATTCCTGAAAGAGCGCACTGCACAGGTTCACACCCGCGCCCATTTTTATGCAGCAGCTTAGGCAGAGagtattgcttagcaattttctaccgagcagaaatgagcaggacaacAGTCATACATTTTACTTGTGACAtgtgtccaatttcataaagtactGCTTAAACAATTTCTTTGGTAAGCACAAAGTGcgtggggcaccagtcgcacCAATGTAAACTTTATCAAATGTATtttggtaacctatttttgctaagcaatattttcctgtgcttagcagatttttatgtgaacaggctttatgaagttgagCCCAAAgtaaacttattctggtaaaGCGTAATGTTGTCATGCTAACCTAATTGTTTTGCCTAAGCAGCCCTTTAaaaaactgggccctggtggtGGGTGTCTTCCAAAATGCCACACTcaaatttaaatattagttAAATATATTTTCAATCTTAACAGCGTTCACTGACCTGTTATAGGAAAATAACTTGATCCTTGTGTTTCGAGAATTATTGCTGCATGTCTTATACACCCTTATTCATATCAATTCTAAAATATTTTAGGCATTAAACCAACCgaaattttactttttataaAATTCTATATAATTCAGGATTCGATGTCATTGTTGAAAAACTTCCCCTTTGTAAAAACATGATTCTTTCACATGAACACAATCTATTTCAAACTCGGCTTACcaaaaaataaatcaagttaAGTTTTGTCCAAACTCTTAAAAGGAGGTTTTCTTCCACAAAGCTTGTCatgtcataatgacgtcataaaATTGGAGGGTTGGCCTTACGGTTAGCCGAACTAGTCCGGTAGTAAAGCCACTCTTCAACCATTTGGTTACGAGTCTTATAATCAACAGCAGGGATAAATTCCGGTGGTTCATCTACAACTATAACGACTGGTTCTTTAGGTTCTTCCGGTTCTAATGTTGTTTCTGGTTCGACAGGTTCTGGGACTTGTTCAGGTTCCTTTGGAGGTTCAACTTGTGGTTCTGCATCAACGGTTGACTTTTTCTTGGTTCCCTTTTTGGAACCCTTACCCCGGGTTCGTTTGCCCTTCGGGCTGCTCGATCGTGACTTCTTGTCCCCGCGAGTTGGTGAGGAGGAACGGGACTCCGAACCCGCTGAGCCTGGAAACGATTTCTTGGGAGAAATTTTCTTGGGGGAGACGGGCTTAGATGACTTGAATGTCTGGGAACTAACTAAGTTCTTGCGGAACGTTACTCGTTTTGTCTTACCGGTTCCGCTGCTGTTCTCGCTCTGTTCGGCACTGGACTGCCGCCTACCGTCAGATTTGAGTATTGGCTGGGGCGTATTCCTCCCTGATCCTTGGTTGCTTTCATCTCGCGACGGGGAAACGGAAGCTCTCTTCTTCGCTGATTTTTTAGAGGAGCTCTTTCCTTTCTTCGAGTTTTTATCCTTTTTTGAACGTCCACCTTTCTTTGAGGATCTCTTTTTGCTGCTTTTACTACTGCTTGAAATAACAGAAAGTGTATCATCTGCAATGCTTTGGTTTGCAATACTTGCAGCCAGAAGAGCCTCTTTTTCCTCTTTCTCCTTTGCGATTCTATCCAGTTCTTCCTGCTTCTTTCTTAATTCAGCTTCCTCTTTGGCTTTTCTCACAACGTATTCCTTTTTCATGTCTTCCAAAATGATCATCATCTCTGCCTTCTCTCGCTCTTTCCTTTCGTTCATTTCCTCTTCGATGATTTTCTCTTCCACTTTTCCCTTCCAATACTTCTCTCTTTCGCTCTCCCTCAAACTGTCAGTGAACTCAGATTTGAGAGAGAAGTCATTTAGGTTATTGTTTGAGGCTGTTTTAACCCTGTGTATATATTTGTAAATGCACGGTTTGGGAGGTTCCAGCGGCCCTCTGGCTTTGGCAATGGCGACTTGGTCTAGCGAGCCGTTGTTGATGTACGAGTCAAACGACCGGCTACCTTTAACCAAAGGTGAGGTACATCTGGTCGGTCGAAGTCTGATCGTGGTTCGGCTAGTATCCATCAGTGGCGAATTAGTTCCCGTTGAACCTTGGCTACTGGCCGGCCTGGAGCTACCGGGTGATCCGCTACCTGGCATCGGCGTCATGCCCCGGGTGGCGACCGGTGACTGTTGACCCGCATCTTCGGCGCCTTGAACGGCCTGGTCGAAGAGGCATTTCCCGAGGACCGTTTGGAACTGCGAGTTGATATCCTTGGTCTGAGGGATGACATGTAGTGACTCTGCGGAGAAGCTTCGGACTGGTCGACCGGGTCTGGAGGCCGGGTCTCGCTCCCCGTAGACCCATGATTGAACCCTCCTGCCCGGGGATGCCGAGGACGGGGTGCTCAATGTGTTCAGCCCCGCTGTGGATGATGATACAGCACGCAAATGGCTCTTCCTTTGTGCGAACATCGCTTGCAACTGCGACGATCCCCTACAACACCCCCATTCAATCGCTCACTGCTTTTCAGTCTGAAATCGGGTGTCGTAGCCAATATCATACGAAGGTCGACTTAACGCAGCATTCCAACAACACCATGCTCACTTTACGGTGATTCAATACACAAAAAGTTGATCCATTACCAGATCGCTTTCAAATTGCCTCTCACACTCCGGTAATTAACACTCCAAGTTTTTCCCGTTGCAAAATACACAAGAGAGCGATATTGACAAATTAAAGCCTAACCTTTGCTTTTCGGCTTTCTCACCAACTCCCCCAACTCCCTGATGTGTACACTTCCTTGTGTAATGTTTATCGAAGCACAAAGCTTGTCATTGCCCCACCGTTGTCTACCGAAAACAAGCTATTGAATTAGGAGAATAAAAGTATTCGTGTTCAGACGAGTGTCAACCGAACGAAACTGTTCCTCAGAGATTTGGACAGGCAACACGAAACGTCAACATACGGAGTCAACAGACGGCCTTTCAAATACTTATCGATgcaaaacatacatttttcctGCCCGAGTTGGTTTGTGTGTTAACAGACCCTTCAGCGACCATATGGCGAGGGGGAGTTGCTAGGAGAACATCGAGCACCCATCTAATATCAATTTGAATTGTCGATAAGTGTTAACGAGGGCGCAGTTTTATCAGCTTCCCGTCCTGGCAACTTGCATGTTGTTTCCGATCACTGTGGagaaaaacattgaaacaaactATTTTAGATAGCATCTCCACATTTATATCTCTATCTTAAGGACAACCAGCAATAAAAGAAATcaaaggattaatcttatggcTATCTGTCTGtcttgtcttaaaggaacacgttgccttggatcggtcgagttggtctttgaaaagcgtttgtaaccgttttttataaaatgcatatgggtagaaagatgttgtaaaagtagaatacaatgatccacacaaacatgcctcgaaattgcgtggttttccttttaccttgtagactaacacgtcggccatttatgggggtcaaaattttgactcccataaatggccgaccatgttagttcgcacagtagaaggaaaaccacgcaatttcgaggcaaacttgtgtggatcattgtattctacttttaaaacatctttccaaccatatgcattttataaaaaacggttacaagcacttttgttttgaccaactcgtccgatccaaggcaacgtgttcctttaatgatcttcccgtcaagggaactcggcaaacgcCTATTGGGATCGAAACACCAAGCTTACAACAGCCAATCACTGACTCTTGTACAGAGTAACAAACATTGGTGTAATGGATATTTATGTTTATAAGTTGCACAAAGCAAGAACTTGAGATATAGTAACTTTTAAGATAATAAATGCTCTAGTCATTATGACGTCAGCGCAtaggtaggattcgaacccacaaccttgtgactgCACGTCCTGCAGTCTTACAACGTACATGTACCATTTTGGTAAAAGAAAACCAGTCACCCACGCCCCCAAGTTAACATTTGCTCAGCCCTGCGTAAAATAACTGATCGAGACAACCGAATTTTGAACTTATCTTTTGCCACAATTTTTGATACCATTCATTTTCCCCCAACCTCGTGACATCCCACGTCATTGGCACCAACGTAAACCAACGTAATCCAAGCCATTCTATGCGACATGTTATTTGTATTCCGCGGTAAACCGCATTAAGATTATACTATCAATCATATAATGTACTAATCGTTTGATCCGATGTTAAACCATGCTTAGTGATTAGGTATGATCCGCAATACACACATTTTCTGATATTGTGCCACCACTGCCACAAGTCCCCTTGGTGAAAATGTcccatataataatattatcagCGGTgaatgtttaccaaaagtgtacgctcttcttaaaaaaataaacccgGAAGAACCCCGTTGGAACCCCCGTTCTCTGTATTACATGTATTTGGGGAATGATATAATGTCCCATTAATATTTGCCAAAATTATAAGCTCTTCTTATCAAAAACGGAAGAACCCCCCAGTCAGGGTGTTAGGATCTCATTTTCAGATAGAAAATGATTATGTGTGTTTATAATGTGTAAATGTGAGTTCGCATCTCTGT contains the following coding sequences:
- the LOC139952098 gene encoding uncharacterized protein, whose product is MFAQRKSHLRAVSSSTAGLNTLSTPSSASPGRRVQSWVYGERDPASRPGRPVRSFSAESLHVIPQTKDINSQFQTVLGKCLFDQAVQGAEDAGQQSPVATRGMTPMPGSGSPGSSRPASSQGSTGTNSPLMDTSRTTIRLRPTRCTSPLVKGSRSFDSYINNGSLDQVAIAKARGPLEPPKPCIYKYIHRVKTASNNNLNDFSLKSEFTDSLRESEREKYWKGKVEEKIIEEEMNERKEREKAEMMIILEDMKKEYVVRKAKEEAELRKKQEELDRIAKEKEEKEALLAASIANQSIADDTLSVISSSSKSSKKRSSKKGGRSKKDKNSKKGKSSSKKSAKKRASVSPSRDESNQGSGRNTPQPILKSDGRRQSSAEQSENSSGTGKTKRVTFRKNLVSSQTFKSSKPVSPKKISPKKSFPGSAGSESRSSSPTRGDKKSRSSSPKGKRTRGKGSKKGTKKKSTVDAEPQVEPPKEPEQVPEPVEPETTLEPEEPKEPVVIVVDEPPEFIPAVDYKTRNQMVEEWLYYRTSSANRKANPPIL